The genome window GAGGGTCGATCTTGTTTTTCAAGGCAATGTAATCCATCCTGGATATGCTCGGGGGGAACTCGTTAATGCGGTTTCAATGGCCTCCCTGTTTGTCTCTCTCCTTCCCCGGAATGAAAGTCCGGAAGCAACCGACGGGCGTTACGGTAACTATTGGCCTCACACCATTGAGGGTACCCTGGATAAGGCAACAGTGACCGTCATGGTTCGTGATTTTGACGTTCAGGGGGCTAGCAGGCGGTTGGAAGCAATAAGGCAGTTTGCCCGCGCCGTTGAGGCCTCTTTTCCCGGAGGGACAGTCAGTGTGACAGAAAAACAGCAGTACGCAAACATGAAGCAGGAGCTTGATAAATATCCGGAGCTGGAGCCTCTTATGCTGAAAGCCTATGAACAAGCCGGAGTGGTTCCACTTCTAAAACCGATCCGGGGAGGGACCGATGGCTCCAAGTTGACGGCTATGGGTGTTCCCTCTCCCAATATCTTTGCAGGCGGGTTTAATTTTCACAGTGTTCGGGAGTGGATTCCGCTCAGCTCTATGGAAAAAGCGGTTAATGTGATTTTGGCTTTGGTTAAAGTAGGATCAGAAACCTAAAAACTTTAGAATTCACAAAAAGTTCTGAGAACAAACAGTGTTTCCTGATCCACTCTGTGTTAAAATAGAATTAGAGGGGCTTGTGTTTATCAGAAACTTGAGAACTATTCCATTTTTAATTCTTCTCATCTTTATTTCCTGTTCGCAAGAGAGTCCTGTCATCATGAACGAGGGAGAAGGGTACAGTTTTGAATCTGTAAACGATGGAACCATCCTTGAACCGGGAAGTTCTGTCAATGTTGTTTTGACTGAAATCGGGGACAGGTCTACTCTTGTTCGGGTCATTCTTGAAGATGAGTTGGGAGAAGACATTGCCACGGTTGAAATCGAACCGGATTTGCTCAAAGGGTTAGGGCTCCCCATGGATCTCCCCTCCGATCTTGAAGATGGCGTTTATCATTTAAGGTTTGAAATCCTCGATGGTGACATTCTCCTTCATGAGGAAAATCGCTACCTTTTTATTGCCTCTGGAGACTATGAGATAAAGAGTCTTGAAACATACCCCCCGGGGATTAAGCCGGGTGATAACATAAGTGCACGGGTTGTCCTTTCCTATCCCGAAGGCTCAGATCCCTGGTTGAGGTGGTCTATTGATGAGACCCTTATTCAGGAGGGGTTCCTTTCCGAATTAGGCCTTATCTGTGATCTTACTGTGCCAGATGTCGCGGGAGTTTATTCTCTTCAGGTAGAACTCTTTCCAATTGTTCCTGAGGACAATCAGTTCAGCAGCAGCTTCAGGCAGTCCGATCTCTTTGTCCTTTCGGGTGAAGGTGATGAATCTGCATGGGCTTTCACCGAAAATAGAACCTATCAGTATTTTATTGATTTCAATGATGGCATGGCCAATAAAATGAATCCTTCCGATGTTCCCCAGCTTGTTGGTTCTCCCACTCCTTTTACAATAGGAAACTATTCAGGCATCTCCTTTGGAGAAGAAGATGGTCTCATCTTCGATCAGTATGCCTTGCCCCTAGATTCTACAGGGAAAGCCGAGGGATTTCTGATGTCAATGGCATTTTCTTATTCCTATTTGCCCGATAAAGGGGTGTACAATATATTCAAAACCGGAGATGAAAATACTTATTTTTCTGTCCTTTATCTGGCAGAAAGCAGAGAGTTTCTGTGTGAGTTCAGTTCCTATTCTCGCCACTTCGTCTCCATGCTCCCTGTTGATCAAATTTATAGTTCCGAAGCCATCTATCTTGAGATAGATTATATGCCCGGTCAGGGTGTTGCCTCGCTCAGCTGGAAAAATCAGGGCGAAACTCTGGTTCGAGATGAAGGTCTGCCTGTTTCCTCTTTAATGGAAGGACAGACTGTGATTGGTAGCAATAATGAGTATTTAGGGTTCCCCATGAACTGGTACACTCTGGGGGTTTCATCCAAGAATGAAGCAACCGACCTTCTCCCTCAGGACGGTATTTCCAATGAAAAACTGAATGATATGACTCTTTTATACGAGAAATCGCAAAAAAGATTAACTGGTCTTCAAGTTGAAAATGCCGAACTTGGCGATGGATTGGCTACTTTGGAGATCCATTCTATTCAAGGTAATGATGATAATTGGGTCTTTATTCTGAAAAGCATGGATGGCCAATCCCTATACTCTTTCTCTGTGCCTTCAGAATCAGAAGGGAGTCCGGAAAGTGTGGTCATCTCAATCATTAATGATAATAGAGGTTTGTTCCTCAGTACATCAATGGACACAGGCATGAATGGTCCTTTTGAATATCAGGATTTATTAAATTTTGAAATCATTCCGGAAAACGGGTCCCCTGAGGCAATGGACGGCATTGACGTTATCCGTTTATTTCGGGATTGAAAATATATTATTATAGAAGAGCAACATTGAAAAACATCCGAATTTTGACCGACATACTTATTGCTTTATTACTCATCCTTTTCTTGGCGTCCTGTGCGACTCGTGGCAAAACAGATCCTCATGCACCGGACTGGTATTCTCAGATTGAAGAGTCTGAAAATTCTGATGGCTACATTATAAAGATCTCTGGTGCATCAAGCTCTGAGAAGGAGACTCTGGATCAGGTCATTCAGGTTCTGTATGACAGGATTATGGAGATTTCCGGGCAATCTGCTTTGTATTCTCAAGAAACAGACAAGGCAATGCTGTTAGGAGCAATCAGGCAAGTTATCCTAAAGGAAGAAAGCTCCATTGATGAGTTTTTGTCAGTTATACAGCAGGAATGGGTTATCCCGGATGATCAGGTTTTATATTACGGTGCTTTTTTATTGAAAAAGGATGCCGATGATTTCCTACAAAACCTGATCCTCCAAAGGTACTACAACGATGATGAAGCCTTGAAGGAAATGCTGGAGAGCTCTTCTGTTTTTGAGTCGGAGCTCAAGTATTATTCCGCAGCAGAAGAACTTATCAGGGCCGCTCAATATGTTTTGTCCCACTCAGAGCCTCTGGCCGATGAGATCGCCCAAGGGTATGTTGATAGGGCCGGAGTTCTGTTGAATAAGATCTTTCTTAAAAAGCTTGGTGCCCCTGATTCTGTTCTTTCGAATCTGAAAATCTCCGATCCTTTCCATATCCTCTGCGAGACCGAAGAGGAGCTTGGCATCGGGGGAGTGGAATTCCTTGTCCGCTATCAGGGACGGAAGCGGGATGGTTCCAGGGGTGAATTTGAAAGACGGCTGATCAGTAATCTTTCGGGAATCATGGAGTTTTTTCATCCCTTCATACCTTTTAGCGGTAAAGCTGAAGTCCAATTTAAACCCGGGAGTCGTGATTTTCATGCAGGAATCTCAAATCTAGAAAAACTAGGAATGAATGTTACCTTCATCAAGAAGTGGCTGGAGGAGTCGACCATCGATTATGAATTGGATGTTGCCTCAGGAGCCAGAACCGTATCCATGGGTGTCGTCATTCTCCATACTGATAGTACAGGAGCCGCATTGAGTCAGCAGGACTCCTCAGTCAGTCTGCAGGAAGCTCTCTCTCAGGACGGGTTTAATATCCGGCTCATGAATCTGAATCCCCGGGAAATCATGAACAAAACGGAAGCGGAATTCATTCGTGATCTGCGTGCGCTCTATAAAGGGGAGTATACACGGGTTGCTTTTGGTGTTGTCGGTATCCGTGATTTTGAGACCAGGAATGACTCCTACAGAGTGAATACCTCGGGAACTGTCAAAGTCGTGGATGTCGACAGCGGAGAAATCCTCCTTGTTCTCGATCTTGATAAATCCGTTGAGAGCCGTAGCAATACCTTGGCCGTCTCCGCATCCTTTCGGGAGTTGGGGAAATCCTTTGCCGAAGAAATGATGAGCTATTTGGAATAATCTCCATGTTCCTGAATGTCTCATTGATCAGTACAGACGAACATTGTATTCTAATCCTATTATGAATCATGAAACCTATGATCCTGATGACAGGATCGCCGCCTTGGCAACACCTTGGGCGGAAAGTGCCCTGGCTGTCATTCGGACCTCCGGACAGGGCTGTATTGATGCTATTTCCCCTCTATTCAGTGCTGACCTGATACATCAAAAATCAAGAGAAATGTTATATGGAATCCTTTCGGATCCTCATACAGGTGAAGCTCTCGATGAAATTATGGCTGTCGTCTTCCGGGCCCCCGGTAGTTATACGGGTCAGGAGAGTGTTGAACTCTACTGCCATGGAAGCCTGCCGGGAATCCAGAAAATTCTCAGCCTTTTGTTTCGTTCCGGTTTTAGGCAAGCCTCTCCGGGAGAGTTTACCTTCCGGGCTTTTATCAACGGTAAGATGGATTTGACCCGGGCTGAGGCGGTTCAGGAAATCATTAGCTCCAAGACCGGCAAGGCGCAGTCTATGGCCTTAAACAGACTGTCTGGGTCTCTTGAAAAACGGATTGATCATTTCAAGCAGATGGCTGCTGGAATGGCGGCTCTATTTGCAATACAGCTGGATTATCCCGATGATGAGGTAGACGCGCCACCAATGCCCATGAATGAAATCCGGGATATGAAACGGGGCCTCAAGGAGCTTATTGATTCCTATACTGTGGGAAAAATATATCAGGAAGGTGTCATCATCGCTCTGGCAGGACGAACAAATGCCGGGAAGTCGAGTCTGTTCAATCTGTTTTTGAAAGAAGACCGCTCCATTGTTTCGGATGTCCACGGGACTACCCGAGACTACCTTGAGTCCTGGATCTCCTTGGGAGGTATCCCTATCAGACTTTACGATACAGCAGGGCTGAGGCAATCAGAGGACCCTGTAGAAGAGGAAGGTATCCGCCGGACACGGGAAGTCATGGAAAATGCTCATATTCTTATCTATGTTTTGGATGGCAGCATCGGATTGTCATCAGAAGAAGAGGACATATTGAGGACAGAACCCTCAGAGGGGGGCAAGGAGCGTATCCTTGTTTGGAACAAGGCGGATATCAGTACAGTCACTCCTCCTGAGGGGGCCATTTCAATCAGTGCTGTGACCGGAGAAGGGTTTACAGAACTGGAAGAGGTTCTGAGATCCAGAATCTTCCGGGATGCCGCACATGTGGGTTCCGAGGCGGTTGTTGATTCCCTCCGGCAGAAAGAACTTCTCGAAAGGGCTTACTCCGGGGTTGTAAAAGTGGAAGAGGCTATTCATAATGGCCTGCCGGTGGATATTCTGGCCATGGATCTGCATGATGTACTGCAGGCATTAGGAGAAATCACTGGAGAGGTTTCCTCTTCGGATATTTTAGAAAGGATGTTCTCCAACTTCTGTGTCGGGAAGTAAGCCGACCTAAGGAACATAATATCAATGGATTTTGATGCAATCGTCATAGGCGGAGGCCATGCCGGCATAGAAGCGGCTTTAGCTCTTTCCCGCCTCGATTTTTCTACCCTTATTATTACTCAGAGTCTGGATGCCATAGGACGGCTCTCTTGTAACCCCGCCGTAGGCGGCCTGTCTAAGGGGAATATTGTCCGTGAAGTGGATGCCCTGGGCGGAGAAATGGCACGTCTCATAGATGCTTCTATGATTCAATTTCGGATTCTTAATAGAAGCCGTGGTCCTGCTGTTCAGGCTCCCAGGGCACAGGCGGATAAGAATCTCTATTCCCGTCTGGCAAAGCGAACATTGGAACTCCAGAAGAATCTTCACCTTTTCCAGGATACTGTGGTGGATATTCTCAGCGATGAAGATGACCGAATCTGCCAGGGTGTTCTCACCGAGAGGGGCAGGAAGTTCAGCAGCCGGGTCGTCGTGATGACGACGGGAACCTTTATGGACGGCAAGATCTTCATAGGTAATTTCACCCAATCCTCGGGGCGTCTGGGAGAGCCGGCGGCTGTCGGTTTGGGAAGCGCTCTTCGCAAACGGGGGTATACGGTCGGTCGCTTAAAGACCGGGACCCCTGCGAGAGTCAGCAAGGCGAGCCTCGATTTTTCCAAGATGGAAGAACAGCGGGGAGATGAAGACATGCAGGCCTTTTCATTTTTCAAGGAAAAGTCAGAAAGGCCCCATGTTTCCTGTCATGTGACATATACAAATGAAAAAACACACCAGGTGATTCGGGATAATCTACATCTGTCACCTCTTTTTTCGGGAGAAATTGTCGGAACCGGCCCCCGGTACTGTCCTTCCATAGAAGATAAGGTGAAGCGGTTTCCAGATAGGGAACGGCATCAGATTTTCGTAGAGCCCGAGGGCCTGGATACGCAGGAGATGTATCTTAACGGCATCTCTTCATCACTTCCCGAGTTGGTTCAGGAAGAGTTTCTTCGCACTCTTCCCGGCTTGGAGAATGTGCAGATCATGAGACCCGGTTATGCTGTAGAGTACGACTATTTGAATCCCACACAGCTCTTTTCTTCTCTGGAAAGCAAGCGGCACCGGGGATTATTTGTTGCCGGGCAGACAAACGGGACCTCCGGATACGAAGAAGCCGCCTGTCAGGGGCTGATGGCCGGAATCAATGCTGCTCGGAAACTTCAGGGGAAAGACCCTCTTGTCTTGAACCGAGCCGAAGCCTATACGGGAGTCCTCATTGATGACCTTGTCACAATGGGGACGGAAGAACCCTATAGAATGTTCACCTCCCGGGCTGAATACCGTCTGTCTCTCCGCCATGACGATGCGGATATGCGTCTGTTTCCCTACTGTGAAGAAGTCGGGCTGGCTACGGATGAGATGAGGGAGATGTTCCAGAAAAAGAAAAATGGAATTGAAGAAATCAAAGAGCTTCTCAGGCAAAAAAGAGTGAGCTCTCTCTGGGTAAATGATCATGAGAAGCTGACTCCTCATGTTGGTAAAAATCTCTATATGACCCTCAAAGATCCCGCTGTGACCATGGTTGACCTGGAAGAATTTCTCCCTGAAATACAGAACTATTTACCTCATTGGATTC of Oceanispirochaeta crateris contains these proteins:
- the mnmE gene encoding tRNA uridine-5-carboxymethylaminomethyl(34) synthesis GTPase MnmE is translated as MNHETYDPDDRIAALATPWAESALAVIRTSGQGCIDAISPLFSADLIHQKSREMLYGILSDPHTGEALDEIMAVVFRAPGSYTGQESVELYCHGSLPGIQKILSLLFRSGFRQASPGEFTFRAFINGKMDLTRAEAVQEIISSKTGKAQSMALNRLSGSLEKRIDHFKQMAAGMAALFAIQLDYPDDEVDAPPMPMNEIRDMKRGLKELIDSYTVGKIYQEGVIIALAGRTNAGKSSLFNLFLKEDRSIVSDVHGTTRDYLESWISLGGIPIRLYDTAGLRQSEDPVEEEGIRRTREVMENAHILIYVLDGSIGLSSEEEDILRTEPSEGGKERILVWNKADISTVTPPEGAISISAVTGEGFTELEEVLRSRIFRDAAHVGSEAVVDSLRQKELLERAYSGVVKVEEAIHNGLPVDILAMDLHDVLQALGEITGEVSSSDILERMFSNFCVGK
- the mnmG gene encoding tRNA uridine-5-carboxymethylaminomethyl(34) synthesis enzyme MnmG yields the protein MDFDAIVIGGGHAGIEAALALSRLDFSTLIITQSLDAIGRLSCNPAVGGLSKGNIVREVDALGGEMARLIDASMIQFRILNRSRGPAVQAPRAQADKNLYSRLAKRTLELQKNLHLFQDTVVDILSDEDDRICQGVLTERGRKFSSRVVVMTTGTFMDGKIFIGNFTQSSGRLGEPAAVGLGSALRKRGYTVGRLKTGTPARVSKASLDFSKMEEQRGDEDMQAFSFFKEKSERPHVSCHVTYTNEKTHQVIRDNLHLSPLFSGEIVGTGPRYCPSIEDKVKRFPDRERHQIFVEPEGLDTQEMYLNGISSSLPELVQEEFLRTLPGLENVQIMRPGYAVEYDYLNPTQLFSSLESKRHRGLFVAGQTNGTSGYEEAACQGLMAGINAARKLQGKDPLVLNRAEAYTGVLIDDLVTMGTEEPYRMFTSRAEYRLSLRHDDADMRLFPYCEEVGLATDEMREMFQKKKNGIEEIKELLRQKRVSSLWVNDHEKLTPHVGKNLYMTLKDPAVTMVDLEEFLPEIQNYLPHWIQHTELDVKYEGYVARQERQVSRYRKMEDMLIPEGFEYDLQEGISKESREKLKMIQPRSVGQASRISGVRSSDIAVLTVLLSRFGKTQEKEK